CAAGAGCCCGGGCGCGCTCGCCCGCGCGAACACCGGTTTCGAAAACATCCTGCGGCTCTACGGCGCACCCCTCGCGCCCGCCGCATCCAACGCCCGCCGTTCCGGCAAAGCTTCCAAGGAGTAGTCCCCCATGCCGACATACACCCCGCCGCTGCGCGACATGCAGTTCGTGATGCACGAAGTGCTCAAGGTCACGGACGAGTACAAGTCCATCCCGCGCTACGCGGACATCGATGCCGAGACGATCAATGCCGTGCTGGAACAAGGCGGCAAGTTCGCGGCCGAGGTCATCTTCCCGCTCAACATCACGGGCGACGAGGAAGGTTGCCGGCTGGATCCCAAGACCCACGAAGTCACGACCCCCAAGGGCTTCAAGGAGGCCTACCACCAGTGTGTGCAGGCCGGCTGGCCGGCCTTGTCCTGCGACCCGGACTACGGCGGCCAGGGCCTGCCCCTGGTGGTGAGTCAGGCCTTCAACGAAATGATGAACAGCGCCAACCAGGCCTGGACCATGTACCCGGGCCTGACCGCCGGCGCGTACGCGGCGCTGCGCGTGCACGGCACGCCCGAGCAGAAGCGGATGTACGTGCCCAAGCTGGCCAGCGGCGAGTGGACCGGCACCATGTGCCTGACCGAATCGCACTGCGGCACCGACCTGGGCCTGCTGCGCACGAAGGCCGAGCCGCAGGGCGACGGCAGCTACAAGCTGACCGGCAGCAAGATCTTCATCTCGGCGGGCGAGCACGACCTCACCGCCAACATCGTGCACCTGGTGCTGGCGCGCCTGCCGGACGCGCCCAAGGGCAGCAAGGGCATCAGCCTGTTCGCGGTGCCCAAGTTCAGGGTGAACCAGGACGGCTCGCTGGGCGCCCGCAATCCCATCTTCTGCACCGGCCTGGAACACAAGATGGGCATCCACGGCAATGCCACCGCGCAGCTCACGCTGGACGGCGCGGTCGGCACGCTGGTGGGCGAGCCCAACAAGGGGCTGATGGCGATGTTCGTCATGATGAACGCCGCCCGCGTCGGCGTCGGCATGCAGTCGCTGGGCCTGACCGAAGTGGCCTACCAGAACGCGTTGGCCTATGCCAAGGAC
Above is a window of Ramlibacter tataouinensis DNA encoding:
- a CDS encoding acyl-CoA dehydrogenase C-terminal domain-containing protein, which translates into the protein MPTYTPPLRDMQFVMHEVLKVTDEYKSIPRYADIDAETINAVLEQGGKFAAEVIFPLNITGDEEGCRLDPKTHEVTTPKGFKEAYHQCVQAGWPALSCDPDYGGQGLPLVVSQAFNEMMNSANQAWTMYPGLTAGAYAALRVHGTPEQKRMYVPKLASGEWTGTMCLTESHCGTDLGLLRTKAEPQGDGSYKLTGSKIFISAGEHDLTANIVHLVLARLPDAPKGSKGISLFAVPKFRVNQDGSLGARNPIFCTGLEHKMGIHGNATAQLTLDGAVGTLVGEPNKGLMAMFVMMNAARVGVGMQSLGLTEVAYQNALAYAKDRVQMRSLSGTKAKDKPADPIIVHPDVRRMLLTAKAYAEGGRALAQFCALLIDRELNHPDEKVRKDAAELVALLTPIVKAFITDNGWISTSACMQVFGGHGYIKEWGMEQFVRDARINMIYEGTNGIQSLDLLGRKILGDNGAALKRFGKMVAQLVEEEGVNEKMAEFINPIAYLGEQMTKFTTEIGFKGFQNPDEVGAASVDYLRVAGHLVFGYFWARMAQVALREIAAGNTDPFYQGKLQTARFYFAKLFPETATLMRTARAGSKVLMDTDLALA